From one Microlunatus sp. Gsoil 973 genomic stretch:
- a CDS encoding GNAT family N-acetyltransferase, with translation MSTVPEKRWPVVLHHADVTLRPMRRRDAGDWEQVRRHNSGWLRPWEATLPQYSSPGPQTYGSLVRSLNRQARQGRMLPWLIIYQPEQHSRSNRPVLAGQLTVGGIVGGSAASAQIGYWVDQRWAGRGLVPTAVAMAMDYCFDVLRLHRIEVAIRPENARSLRVVEKLGFRSEGLRPRYLHIDGDWRDHLIFALNSDEVGDGMIKRWDLARAAQDHQAVPGPEPREAS, from the coding sequence ATGAGTACGGTCCCGGAGAAGCGCTGGCCGGTCGTGCTGCACCATGCAGACGTCACGTTGCGGCCGATGCGTCGTCGGGACGCCGGTGACTGGGAACAGGTGCGCCGGCACAACAGCGGTTGGCTTCGGCCGTGGGAGGCGACGCTGCCGCAGTACTCGTCTCCGGGACCGCAGACGTACGGCTCCCTGGTCCGGAGCCTGAACCGGCAGGCCAGACAGGGCCGGATGCTGCCCTGGTTGATCATCTACCAGCCCGAACAGCACAGCAGGTCGAACCGGCCGGTGCTGGCCGGCCAGTTGACGGTGGGCGGCATCGTGGGCGGTTCCGCGGCATCGGCCCAGATCGGCTACTGGGTCGACCAGCGCTGGGCCGGGCGCGGCCTGGTGCCCACCGCGGTGGCGATGGCGATGGACTACTGCTTCGACGTGCTCCGGCTGCATCGCATCGAGGTGGCGATCCGTCCGGAGAACGCCCGCAGCCTCCGGGTGGTGGAGAAGCTCGGCTTCCGCTCCGAAGGTCTGCGGCCCAGGTATCTGCACATCGACGGCGACTGGCGCGATCATCTGATCTTCGCGCTGAACTCCGACGAGGTCGGCGACGGCATGATCAAACGCTGGGATCTGGCCAGGGCGGCACAAGATCACCAAGCGGTCCCCGGACCGGAGCCGCGTGAGGCATCCTGA
- a CDS encoding molybdenum cofactor biosynthesis protein B translates to MTDPARPDDRSAAVITVSTRASAGVYADRSGPIIVEALRSAGFVVDQPVVVPDGEPVADALRRAVDAGYAVIITNGGTGLNPNDHTPEMTRRVLDREAPELAAAIARYGVDHGVPTAVLSRATAGTAGSSLVVNLPGSSGGARDGMAVLLPLLDHAISQIRGGDH, encoded by the coding sequence ATGACTGACCCGGCCCGACCGGACGACCGGTCCGCTGCGGTGATCACCGTATCCACCAGGGCATCCGCCGGCGTGTACGCCGACAGGTCCGGGCCGATCATCGTCGAGGCGCTGCGGTCGGCGGGCTTCGTGGTCGACCAACCCGTTGTTGTGCCCGACGGCGAACCGGTCGCCGACGCGTTGCGGCGGGCGGTCGACGCCGGCTACGCGGTGATCATCACCAACGGCGGAACGGGACTCAACCCCAACGACCACACGCCGGAGATGACCCGCCGGGTGCTGGACCGCGAGGCGCCGGAACTGGCCGCCGCGATCGCCCGCTACGGAGTTGATCATGGCGTGCCGACCGCGGTTCTGAGCCGAGCCACCGCTGGTACGGCCGGCTCCAGCCTTGTGGTCAACCTCCCCGGATCCAGCGGTGGAGCGCGGGACGGGATGGCGGTGTTGTTGCCCCTGCTGGACCACGCGATCAGCCAGATCCGCGGCGGTGATCACTGA
- the moaC gene encoding cyclic pyranopterin monophosphate synthase MoaC, protein MADLPHLTDSGTARMVDVSDKDVTRREATASGVVLLSAAAVAALRDNTVPKGDALAVGRIAGIQGAKRTPELIPLCHPLPLTGVDIDLDVVDEGVRIAVTVRTTGRTGVEMEALTAVSVAALSVIDMIKAIDRAAVITDVRVEAKSGGRRGDWRRTGAEGTGDD, encoded by the coding sequence ATGGCTGACCTTCCGCATCTGACCGACTCGGGCACTGCCCGGATGGTCGATGTGTCCGACAAGGACGTCACGCGGCGGGAGGCGACCGCCTCCGGTGTTGTCCTGCTGTCCGCGGCGGCCGTTGCCGCGTTGCGGGACAACACCGTTCCCAAGGGTGACGCTCTGGCGGTCGGCCGGATCGCCGGCATCCAAGGGGCCAAGCGGACCCCGGAGTTGATCCCGCTATGCCACCCGCTGCCGCTGACCGGGGTGGACATCGACCTCGACGTGGTCGACGAGGGAGTCCGGATCGCAGTGACCGTGCGGACCACCGGTCGGACCGGTGTGGAGATGGAGGCGCTCACCGCGGTGTCGGTGGCGGCGCTCTCGGTGATCGACATGATCAAGGCCATCGACAGGGCAGCGGTGATCACCGACGTCCGGGTGGAGGCCAAGAGCGGTGGCCGGCGGGGCGACTGGCGGCGTACCGGAGCGGAGGGAACCGGCGATGACTGA
- the glp gene encoding gephyrin-like molybdotransferase Glp has protein sequence MPLFGRKRTKDEPVVAQEEFRLPEPPVPGPNGMRSMTDHRDYLLSCVDPLPPFGQQILDAVGLTLCEDVESPINLPRFDNSSMDGYAVRAQDVHHASTNTPISLPVVGEVPAGAPAPHRLSPGTAMKIMTGAMLPEGADSVVPYEATDRGEQDVRINEACEPGNNVRRVGEDITEGEVVLREGERLASRAIGLLAGIGIDKVMVRPRPRVVVISTGDELTEPGFVLPGEQNIYDANSYMLAAAAKAAGAQVFRVGLVPDDPERLKQVISDQLVRADLILTTGGVSQGDYDIVKQVLPELGATDFTQVAMQPGKPQGFGLIGEDNTPIIMMPGNPVSAFVSFEAFVRPVLRKLAGLDSWVRRTVQCSAARAISSAPGKLQFARGVVSEAEDGSLVADLASGHGSHLLGGLAGANALLLLDEQTDFIAAGDEVGAWLLIED, from the coding sequence ATGCCTTTGTTCGGCCGCAAGCGCACCAAGGATGAACCCGTCGTCGCGCAGGAGGAGTTCCGGCTGCCGGAGCCCCCGGTGCCCGGCCCGAACGGGATGCGTTCGATGACAGATCACCGGGACTACCTGCTGAGCTGTGTCGACCCGCTGCCGCCCTTCGGTCAGCAGATCCTGGACGCCGTCGGGCTGACGTTGTGCGAGGACGTCGAGTCGCCGATCAACCTGCCGCGCTTCGACAACTCCTCCATGGACGGGTACGCCGTTCGCGCCCAGGACGTGCATCACGCCTCGACCAACACGCCGATCAGCCTGCCGGTGGTCGGCGAGGTTCCGGCCGGCGCCCCGGCTCCGCACCGTCTGTCTCCGGGCACGGCGATGAAGATCATGACCGGCGCGATGCTGCCCGAGGGGGCCGACTCGGTCGTCCCCTATGAGGCGACCGATCGCGGCGAACAGGACGTACGGATCAACGAGGCATGCGAGCCGGGGAACAACGTCCGTCGGGTCGGCGAGGACATCACCGAGGGCGAGGTCGTGTTGCGGGAAGGAGAGCGGTTGGCCTCCCGGGCGATCGGGCTGCTGGCCGGGATCGGCATCGACAAGGTGATGGTCCGTCCCCGGCCCCGGGTGGTGGTGATCTCCACCGGCGACGAGCTGACCGAACCGGGCTTCGTGCTTCCAGGCGAACAGAACATTTACGACGCCAACTCCTACATGTTGGCCGCCGCGGCGAAGGCTGCCGGAGCGCAGGTGTTCCGGGTCGGGCTGGTGCCCGACGATCCGGAGCGGCTGAAGCAGGTGATCAGTGATCAACTGGTCCGTGCCGACCTGATCCTGACCACCGGAGGGGTGAGCCAGGGCGATTACGACATCGTCAAGCAGGTGTTGCCCGAGCTGGGCGCGACCGATTTCACCCAGGTCGCGATGCAGCCGGGCAAGCCGCAGGGCTTCGGGCTGATCGGCGAGGACAACACGCCGATCATCATGATGCCGGGCAATCCGGTCAGTGCCTTCGTCTCCTTCGAGGCGTTCGTACGCCCTGTGCTGCGCAAACTCGCCGGCCTGGATTCCTGGGTCCGGCGGACGGTGCAGTGCTCGGCCGCGCGGGCGATCAGCTCCGCTCCGGGCAAACTACAGTTCGCCCGCGGAGTGGTCAGCGAGGCAGAGGACGGCAGCCTGGTGGCTGATCTGGCCAGCGGTCACGGATCGCACCTGCTCGGCGGCCTGGCCGGCGCCAACGCATTGCTGCTGCTCGATGAGCAGACCGACTTCATCGCGGCCGGCGACGAGGTAGGCGCCTGGCTGCTGATCGAGGATTGA